A stretch of DNA from Drosophila virilis strain 15010-1051.87 chromosome 5, Dvir_AGI_RSII-ME, whole genome shotgun sequence:
acatatttatatatatatattatatgcatatatatacacataatatTTTGGTAGGTTATTAAACGTATATAATTGCTTGGAGTTAGTCCTTTGGaattttgttggtttgttttttctttttgcatatttgttaATTGTGGCTCAATTTTATTTCCTTTAGGAAGAGTTGTGCAATTGCTGTTCTAGCTTCGTTTGATCATCTAATCCgaatatatagttatatatatatatacgtgtatATTATCGTAGacatttatatgttttgtgTACTTAGTTGCTAATATTAATCAATTTTGTTATATCATTGAGTTTGCAATAAACGGCACATTTATAAGTAATAATTGTTAGAAACAACAAGAGGCCCCAGCTCTGATCCATTTCTTTTAAAGCTCAATTAAATTTCGACACATAGAAAGTGAGAGAATCATTATAGTCGGCCTCCCGGCCTGTTGTATAGAAAACTGTTATCCTCTAATCTAgttatatgtaatatatatttatatatatatatatatatactatatagtagatagtatatagtatataaactCATTGTTGGCGGCCCTCGTTTATAGAGCAGAGCAAAAAAGTATTACATTCAGTTGGgctttgatatattttatacagtGTATACAGTATTCGTTTTTAGATCGGCAATCAATCCATGCAAATCTCACTCtctgctatatatatatatatatatatagggatagtctatatataactatatatgagATATTGTGTTATAATGTCCTTCGGTTTAGCTGCGCGACATTTGAAGAAACCGTGaaattgttttcgtttttaagGAGGGGAATAATACATTTACATAATAATTATGTATAAATCTTTTATTGCAATTAGATTAGCTtgttatatatgtacgtatatatatatatatacatatatatatatatgtaatggATTATGTGATTTATAAGTTATGCGCCCATATTAATTCTGTCTTAATCACAAGTGTCAACTGTTGTTTCAAGAGTCTGGGCATACatctagatatatatacacatatatatatatatatagatatatatttatgtttatgtttatcatGTATTTTGTGTTAAAGCTTTAGACTTTGCTCTATAAATGTCGAACCAGCATTATAGCTATGCCTCGTGTGTTTTACAAGtacaaattacaattacaagGATACATTCATTGTCGGcacataaattgttgttgttgttttgcttaaagtacgtaaaaatgtatttgtagAGTGGGGTTTTGTTGAGAGACCCGGGCGCATGTACCTAAACTTAAGAGACCCCGCATCATTTTTGCATTGTTTCGATTACattgttgctttttgcttttttgcttttggatGTCCTTAAAATTAGAATTGTTTTTTTActcgtttgttttttgtttttctttgtttgtttgtttagaAATAAATGTACAATTTTAATCCCTTGTGTTAAAACATGCTAaataattaatgtttttttttttgtttttgtttttcatcataaaaaatacaaatacatttaaaacaaaataaacatgtTACAAAGCTACCGAATCTTCAGCTGCTTTTGCAcactttcattttgttgttttcgttttaagAACTAATTTGTAATAGAAAATATTAGCTTAACAcgtttataatttatgtattttataatgctcacatatatgtattttatgtatgtgtgtgtgtgtgagggtgtaggcatttgtgtgtgactgtgtgtgtgcgtgtgtgtagaCGACATGTTTTGAAAGGCatcgaaatatattttttaaaacaattgttaattaaactTCAACATATTTGCATGAGAGGGCGGCGCTTGAAGTGTCTGAAGACAGcaattgttataaataaatgggTTGCTCGTTTTCGGTTCTATAATAAGAACAAATCAGCATAATGTTAACTTGAACTGTGTCCTCCATaaaagtacatatatgtatataaatttatgtatacatattaatatttgtaagGTTTGTAAAATtggcaattatttaaaaaacaaaaaaaactaaaacttaaaCTAAATATGCCCTATGAGTTAAGGGGAGCAGCTgcgaaaatataatttgaattaAGAATTGCGCTTAATTAtcatattatttgtttaccCGTACACCACGTTATTTGTTAAGACTTCATTAATACAATTAACAGCgttttgtgtttgttattaaaattatgaaaCCTAAGTTGAGCTAAATAGAGGTACATAAATTAATTGGACATTGGGTTTGATATGCCGTGTatgttgtgttgtgtgtgtgtgagtgtgtgtgtgtgtgcatagtgTGTTTATAGAAAacataaactatttatttataacttaAATTCGCTGTTTAGTTAAACAGCAACTGTTGACTTTAACATAAGTTTAGCGCAAACTTTTaagtattgtttttgttttatgccaTTTGTGTTAAAGTCACGGCTAGCCACGTTTATACAGATACAATATACTTGTTGcctaaatacacatatatgtatatctttatatttatattataatatataaatataactagCAATTGTTTGACCAAAAGTTTGTCCCTTGTTGAAATTGGAGTTATCGTTAATGTTgttacttttttgtttttgttttgttttttttttttttttttttttggtaattcCCAACTTAAGTCTACTAAAAAGTTTGCTTTTCTTTACAATTCTGGACATTTGAGTTGTAGTAGTATTGAAgttattctttttgttttatacatacatacatatatatatatatatagatatatatggcTAATTATTACACTCTTTAATGCTTGTCgtaatgttgttgtttgttgttgtcatttttgtttttgttaataattCTTTAAGCTTGGTGGTGGTCTTCGTTCACAGTACAGAGAATTCcgagttgttgttcttgttgttgtttttgtgtatgtgttttgttgtctgtgtctgtgtgtgtgtgtgtgttaatcagcaacttttttcttgttttgatATACTAAAAAACCTTTGGTTgtctgcattttttttgtcttcacattttttaaactttgtttttgttttgtattgtgtaaaaatataatttattctaTTACAAAAGTTCATCGTAaatgtgtgttgttgtttttttttgcgtttgttttcagctgttgttgtttttgttgttgttatttgacTTTCGTTTTGTTCCCTTTAGTTTGTTTCGCTacgcttgtttttattttaaaaattttttttttttttgagaattcTCTTTCACATTTGTTGCGCCTGCTTGTGCTTAAACATTCGATTCCCTTTTTCTCTAATCCCTACGGTTTTGGCGTGTGGgtattggtgtgtgtgtgtattttgggCCTAAAAGCTAATGCAAATGTGCTCCATAAGAGCTGTTCTGGCTTTCTTTGtaacttaaatataaacatcATTTTAAACTTATTCTCTAATGAtttcgactcggcttttgtaAACgctttgcttcttttttttctgagtTGGCTGCTTATTCGAATTCATTTTCGAAATTTaagtgtttttgttgttgttgttgctgctgctgctgtgtggatgtgtttttgttaatttgtttgtttttcattttggtgtCGCTTTTTATACTTTTTAGGCAAAGTACATGACCTTTTTGGTATCGGCATGAACCGTTATAGCGCGTGCCATGGCTCCGGGCGTGCGATCCTCGGAGGAGCCGCTCTGATGCGATCCCTCGCCGGAATCGTGCTCCTTTTCGACCAGATGATATCTGTTGGGCAAGGGAATGTCAGTAATTCAGTAATCAACAGTTATGTAGACTCTTTTATGCTATGCAACTAAGACTTGATGTACTTTTGCCGCTTTTTAAACAGTCTGGCAACTCCAAATTCACTTTTAGCCTAGTTAAGTTAGCCGCGCTTGCACATTTGTattgaaaatcgcatagaacaGCGCTAGTTTTATAAAACTATAACCACCTGTCTAGTTAGCGTAGCCCAAACATTGtctacataaaatataaatgttaaatacCTGGCACGGAAGGCAACCAAATGCGCATAGTAGGCCGGCGCTGGGATGCTGACAGAGCGCGTGCAGCGCACATAGGTGTGGCACAGTTGATAGGTGAGGCATTGCAGCTCATCGGAATCAAAGTGATTATCATCCCAGAGTACATGATAGTGGGAGGGGCGACTGGTGCCCTGAATGCCCTGATGGCTGCACAAATAGAAATCAAACTCCGTGGGATGTGTGATGCCAACGTCGACGGTGGTGCCGGCGGGTATGTTGCCCGATTTGCCACTCTGCTCCCTCTTCTCGGCGCAGAAGAGTCGCGTATGATGACGCTTCTGTACGACAATAAATGTGATGCCCGGTCGGTACTCTGGCTCCAATTTGATGCATGCCTCGCGTATGGCGGTCAGCTCGTGCTGCAGCACATGGGGGAATTGACCCTCGGAGACGCCGTCGCGATAGAGTATGATGCGATGCGGCTTATAGCCACCGGTGGATTTGTAGAACATGATAAGCAGTTCGCGCACCATGCTGCTTAGCTCCTGTATTATCTCCTGGCGATGCTGCTGAACGCGCACCGTGGCCGCATAACGCGACGGATGCGCATCCATCGAGCCAACAACAGCGGCTATGGATGGCTTCTTGTTGTCACCAGCCGGCGGATGGGTGACATCGGCGCCCAGGAAAATGACGGGCTCATTGAAGACCTTGGGTCGTATCGAGGGCACCAAAATGGAGTTAATGCCACCCAGCTTAACATTGATCTTGAGGCACAGATTGGAGAGCGTCTGTGGCGATGTCTTGTTCACATTCTTGGCCTGCACACACTGCGTGGCCATGCCCAGCACCGTGTCGCCCACACGCTTCACCTCCGCATAGACGGGCGTTTTACCCGGCAGCACGACAACGACAAGCTGCAGCCCGGGGAAGGTTATCTTCAGATAACGAAACATGGGCTCCACCTGATCCGGTCCAGTAGCATACTTGCAGAAGCAAGGTTGCCCAATGATGGGCATTCCAGCATCATTGGAGATCTTTTGCAGTTGCAGTGTAAAGTTACGCAACGCATCCTCGCGCACTGTGCGCTGTGGCGCAAAGCAGGCAATTGCCCAAATGCGTATCTCGACGCCCGTGAAGAACTGCTTGCCACGCATATCCCAAACGCCCTGATTGGGCGACGCCAGGCTGACCTTGTTCTGTggcggcaacagctgctgtcCGGTTATGCCCGACGAGACACGTCCCCCATATTGTAGCTTTGGTGGCGGTAACACTCGGCCGCGCACTTCCATCATAGAATTGGAGATGGTCAGACCGAACTCCTGGACATACGAGTCATTGTTGAAGTCAGCACGCTTGACCAGATTGTTAATCTCGCGTTCGCGATCTGGTGCCGAGCGTGCGGTGGCCTTGATCATTGTTGATGTCTGCATATCGGTGAGCTTCTTGATGCAACGCTGGCCGGCCACTATGTTGCACACCTCGAGCGGGAGGTAGGTGTGCTTGTGCTCCTGACCCACCTGCAGGCAGGGCAAATGCGGATAGCGCAGCTTCATGCGATACTTATCCAAAAAGTACTTGGCCACGGTGCACTCCACAGTCTGCCCGTTTTCTAGCTGCAGCGGGAAGctaatcaaaaaacaaaattaaaattggtaTCAGTTTAAGTAATTAGTTTTCAAGTGAAGTATTTCTATACTAGTATCTGTAAACAGTTGATCCAAATCGTTCGCCCAGGGAGACCATGGTGATTTTTGATGGACGGAAGGAGAAAAAGGAATAGGACACCCAAAGTCGTTCAGACCACGCCAGATCTTCGGGCGTCCTATGCTCTCAGCCAGCCAATTCTGTTCCCGCTGATGTAGAAATACGGAGGTCTGATCTCCAACATGATACCCCAGAAAACTTGGCCCCGACGCTGGTTTTTAGAACTTTTTTGGCTAGACAGAACTTTGTTAGCCAGCACGTCTGCAAATGTTAAGCTCAACGTCGACCAGAATACGTTTTCTTAGAGCTTATATCAGATTTCTACCAGTTCTTGTAGACCATTCCCTACAAGAACCCCGCTAACCTAACCCGAGGTAGGATTTAATTAGACTTGCGTTGCTTTCACTTACGATTGCATTTGAGCTGGTCGCCGTGTAACGTTGCAGACGCGATATTTGCGACGCATTTGGCCACAGTGCGTAATCTCAATCTTGAGTCCCTTGATCTCCTTGGTGAACTTGACGCGCTGCGAATCGGTGAGCGGTTTGCGCTGCTCATTGATGTCGCGTATGTCCAGGACCTCGCACATAAAATCAATGACCGGTTGTGCCTTGTAGAAGGCGGTAGCCGAAACTGTAAGGTAAGGAATTTTGTTTAGAATTGAATTCGAATGAGATGCAGTTAATTCGCCCACTTACCATCAATGTTGAGCATCATTTTCCACTGCGATGGCCGTACGCTCTGATGGAAACCAAACCAGACCTCACGACCGCCACCCAGAGGATGATAATAGCCATCGGGTGAGCTAAAGAAACTGCGTCCCACGGGCGTGTACGTCATGCTGGGCAAGTGACGCATGACCACATCGAGTGCCAATATGGCATCGTAGGGTATTTGGCGAGTACGCCCCTCGAGCGCCTCCTCCAGATTAAAAAGGGACACCTGCGCCTGCCATTTGATCGTCACACGGAAGATGCGATCCTTGCCCTCGCCGGGCAGCGTCACCTCCAGCTCCAGACGCTCATTGCCAATGGGCAGCGGATCGCGAGTATACAAATTATTGCGTCCATCAAACACGGGCTTGAGCACCCCAAAGATCTTGCTATACGCATGCACCATGGTCTCAATGATCTCGCGATTCACCTTGCGCGGACACTTGTCCGGCTGTATATTGATGTCGTAATGGTGCACAAAACCACGCGGCATTGTCACCTGAAAGTGATTCGCACGGAGCACAATTGGTCTGCCCTCCCGGCCCAGATTCGGTCGTCGCGGGCACGTGAATACCGGCATATCCGGCTGCGTAGTGGGCGATGCCGCTGCAGCGGCAATGGCTGCCGATACGCTGGCCGTGGAGCCAAGAGCAGACGCAACCtgagcagcggctgcagcagctgcaccacCAACGGTGGCACCGCCGGCAGCAACATTCTGAGCACTCGGACTGGTCACAGCGGTGGGATTTACCGATGAACCGGGCGCTGGTGGTGCTGCAAGCGTGTGTCAGAAATCGGGATTAGACTACAAACGAAAATTTCCACATACATAATTAGATAAAACGCAAGTAAATCAACGACTATGCGACGCACTAGCAACTAGATAATTGTACTAAATAACAAACTAGAACAAAGTTCTTCGGTAGCCGAAAACTGGGTACCCTTACAAACGTGTGTAGACTTTAATAGTTGTGATCTGAGAAAAGCATTTTTGCTAATTTATTAATGAGAGCTGTATATAATAGAGAGCTCGTTTCAATAATATTCGTAATTGTCGAGTGGTAAagatattttctttaaataaaaataaacgatCCTCTCTACaagatatgatatagtaatccgacTTTGAATGGATTTTTGCTGGGATCTTGAAAACAAAGTGAGTCaaattttgtgatttttccttaaattttaaaaaaactcaatttttgaTCGATAGCATTTTAATATCATATTGTGATCCGATTTATTCAAACAGACGGACTTAActattaagaatatatatactttatctAGAGAAAACCCGCTGGAAGGGTATTAAAACAAAGGTTACGAGCAACGCTGGCATGCAGTTAGTTGCACTAcacgagaaaaaaaaagatgtaCAAACGTTATACAAGTATAACGGTATACGTAACGTAACGCGGTGTGTAGAGATTTTTGTTGTGTCGAGTTTTAATACAACTGTGCATTTTAGTTTGCATTCAATTGAACggaaaaatcataaataaacattacaTGAAACGAAAAATGTTGTTAGTAAAAATTTTGCACATTACTATGAAAAATTAGTGTgtagacttttttttttttagggttAGTAGTAAGGTgtagacattttaatgttagttcaaattttgtttttgttttcctcaAAAACATCAAACTAGAGAACATAAAcagtttttgtttgcaattttagattttttgtttagttttagtAGTTTTAGTAATTTGGTTTTGTTGGAGAGAAATTTACATGTGAGCGTGTCGAAGCTAGTCTGCGCCTGAGAGGGGCTCTGAGGCCGCGTGGGCGAGGGGGTGGTCCACTGTGACtctataaaaagaaaatttaatcaaaatcaaaattgtcaaaaattaaagaaatgaaaataaaataaaacaataaattaaatggccAATCATGTTTGATTcaatgaaataaatgtaatgagaaaaaaaaaaaaaaacaaagaaagagAAGGTGATAAAGAAACATATTGAATATTATATAGAGTGCGATTAATATTTTAGTTACAGCTTCTCCCAGCATCATCATCCATTTATCAtttcattatcattataataATCAAGTGTATATCTGCCACATGAgagtgtgtacatgtgtgtgcgtttataTTATGCATCTGCAACTGCCCAAGGGAACTAAAAATGATATATTGATGTTCTACTCTATGAAATCAATTAATTTCACCCTTTTAATGCGCTATTTTGGCTGACTATCTCAAAACTATCGACTAGGCTAATTTACGAAAGTCTCCCATCTCCATTCTACACACGACAGCTGTGCTCCTCGTGTCTAATAcgcaaaaatagaaaagaaactACAACAAAACTGCGACGCAATTGCTGTGACGCCTTGAAACTTCGCTTTGTATAAGCAATCGAACGACGAACTTAAGGACGAACAAATACTCCATTTGAGCCCCAGCATAAAGCTCAACTATTACGTTGCGGTCGTTGACCCAATTTATGTGCACATGTTTGACACAATCGCCTGTTCCTGTATCTCTCCCGCTCTAGCGCTCTCAATTGATGCGCCTAAGTCTACACGGTCTGCAGTCTATTGTGTTCTTCCTCTTATGCTGTTAGTTATATGCATTTTGCTTATTGGAGCTTTG
This window harbors:
- the AGO1 gene encoding protein argonaute-2 isoform X1; amino-acid sequence: MSTERELAGGPAQLHTLPLTFSPDLGTALQLNSAVGIMGKVYESQWTTPSPTRPQSPSQAQTSFDTLTSPPAPGSSVNPTAVTSPSAQNVAAGGATVGGAAAAAAAQVASALGSTASVSAAIAAAAASPTTQPDMPVFTCPRRPNLGREGRPIVLRANHFQVTMPRGFVHHYDINIQPDKCPRKVNREIIETMVHAYSKIFGVLKPVFDGRNNLYTRDPLPIGNERLELEVTLPGEGKDRIFRVTIKWQAQVSLFNLEEALEGRTRQIPYDAILALDVVMRHLPSMTYTPVGRSFFSSPDGYYHPLGGGREVWFGFHQSVRPSQWKMMLNIDVSATAFYKAQPVIDFMCEVLDIRDINEQRKPLTDSQRVKFTKEIKGLKIEITHCGQMRRKYRVCNVTRRPAQMQSFPLQLENGQTVECTVAKYFLDKYRMKLRYPHLPCLQVGQEHKHTYLPLEVCNIVAGQRCIKKLTDMQTSTMIKATARSAPDREREINNLVKRADFNNDSYVQEFGLTISNSMMEVRGRVLPPPKLQYGGRVSSGITGQQLLPPQNKVSLASPNQGVWDMRGKQFFTGVEIRIWAIACFAPQRTVREDALRNFTLQLQKISNDAGMPIIGQPCFCKYATGPDQVEPMFRYLKITFPGLQLVVVVLPGKTPVYAEVKRVGDTVLGMATQCVQAKNVNKTSPQTLSNLCLKINVKLGGINSILVPSIRPKVFNEPVIFLGADVTHPPAGDNKKPSIAAVVGSMDAHPSRYAATVRVQQHRQEIIQELSSMVRELLIMFYKSTGGYKPHRIILYRDGVSEGQFPHVLQHELTAIREACIKLEPEYRPGITFIVVQKRHHTRLFCAEKREQSGKSGNIPAGTTVDVGITHPTEFDFYLCSHQGIQGTSRPSHYHVLWDDNHFDSDELQCLTYQLCHTYVRCTRSVSIPAPAYYAHLVAFRARYHLVEKEHDSGEGSHQSGSSEDRTPGAMARAITVHADTKKVMYFA
- the AGO1 gene encoding protein argonaute-2 isoform X2; translation: MSTERELAGGPAQLHTLPLTFSPDLGTALQLNSAVGIMGKVYAPPAPGSSVNPTAVTSPSAQNVAAGGATVGGAAAAAAAQVASALGSTASVSAAIAAAAASPTTQPDMPVFTCPRRPNLGREGRPIVLRANHFQVTMPRGFVHHYDINIQPDKCPRKVNREIIETMVHAYSKIFGVLKPVFDGRNNLYTRDPLPIGNERLELEVTLPGEGKDRIFRVTIKWQAQVSLFNLEEALEGRTRQIPYDAILALDVVMRHLPSMTYTPVGRSFFSSPDGYYHPLGGGREVWFGFHQSVRPSQWKMMLNIDVSATAFYKAQPVIDFMCEVLDIRDINEQRKPLTDSQRVKFTKEIKGLKIEITHCGQMRRKYRVCNVTRRPAQMQSFPLQLENGQTVECTVAKYFLDKYRMKLRYPHLPCLQVGQEHKHTYLPLEVCNIVAGQRCIKKLTDMQTSTMIKATARSAPDREREINNLVKRADFNNDSYVQEFGLTISNSMMEVRGRVLPPPKLQYGGRVSSGITGQQLLPPQNKVSLASPNQGVWDMRGKQFFTGVEIRIWAIACFAPQRTVREDALRNFTLQLQKISNDAGMPIIGQPCFCKYATGPDQVEPMFRYLKITFPGLQLVVVVLPGKTPVYAEVKRVGDTVLGMATQCVQAKNVNKTSPQTLSNLCLKINVKLGGINSILVPSIRPKVFNEPVIFLGADVTHPPAGDNKKPSIAAVVGSMDAHPSRYAATVRVQQHRQEIIQELSSMVRELLIMFYKSTGGYKPHRIILYRDGVSEGQFPHVLQHELTAIREACIKLEPEYRPGITFIVVQKRHHTRLFCAEKREQSGKSGNIPAGTTVDVGITHPTEFDFYLCSHQGIQGTSRPSHYHVLWDDNHFDSDELQCLTYQLCHTYVRCTRSVSIPAPAYYAHLVAFRARYHLVEKEHDSGEGSHQSGSSEDRTPGAMARAITVHADTKKVMYFA
- the AGO1 gene encoding protein argonaute-2 isoform X4, whose amino-acid sequence is MYPVGQPPPAPGSSVNPTAVTSPSAQNVAAGGATVGGAAAAAAAQVASALGSTASVSAAIAAAAASPTTQPDMPVFTCPRRPNLGREGRPIVLRANHFQVTMPRGFVHHYDINIQPDKCPRKVNREIIETMVHAYSKIFGVLKPVFDGRNNLYTRDPLPIGNERLELEVTLPGEGKDRIFRVTIKWQAQVSLFNLEEALEGRTRQIPYDAILALDVVMRHLPSMTYTPVGRSFFSSPDGYYHPLGGGREVWFGFHQSVRPSQWKMMLNIDVSATAFYKAQPVIDFMCEVLDIRDINEQRKPLTDSQRVKFTKEIKGLKIEITHCGQMRRKYRVCNVTRRPAQMQSFPLQLENGQTVECTVAKYFLDKYRMKLRYPHLPCLQVGQEHKHTYLPLEVCNIVAGQRCIKKLTDMQTSTMIKATARSAPDREREINNLVKRADFNNDSYVQEFGLTISNSMMEVRGRVLPPPKLQYGGRVSSGITGQQLLPPQNKVSLASPNQGVWDMRGKQFFTGVEIRIWAIACFAPQRTVREDALRNFTLQLQKISNDAGMPIIGQPCFCKYATGPDQVEPMFRYLKITFPGLQLVVVVLPGKTPVYAEVKRVGDTVLGMATQCVQAKNVNKTSPQTLSNLCLKINVKLGGINSILVPSIRPKVFNEPVIFLGADVTHPPAGDNKKPSIAAVVGSMDAHPSRYAATVRVQQHRQEIIQELSSMVRELLIMFYKSTGGYKPHRIILYRDGVSEGQFPHVLQHELTAIREACIKLEPEYRPGITFIVVQKRHHTRLFCAEKREQSGKSGNIPAGTTVDVGITHPTEFDFYLCSHQGIQGTSRPSHYHVLWDDNHFDSDELQCLTYQLCHTYVRCTRSVSIPAPAYYAHLVAFRARYHLVEKEHDSGEGSHQSGSSEDRTPGAMARAITVHADTKKVMYFA
- the AGO1 gene encoding protein argonaute-2 isoform X3, with protein sequence MYPVGQQSQWTTPSPTRPQSPSQAQTSFDTLTSPPAPGSSVNPTAVTSPSAQNVAAGGATVGGAAAAAAAQVASALGSTASVSAAIAAAAASPTTQPDMPVFTCPRRPNLGREGRPIVLRANHFQVTMPRGFVHHYDINIQPDKCPRKVNREIIETMVHAYSKIFGVLKPVFDGRNNLYTRDPLPIGNERLELEVTLPGEGKDRIFRVTIKWQAQVSLFNLEEALEGRTRQIPYDAILALDVVMRHLPSMTYTPVGRSFFSSPDGYYHPLGGGREVWFGFHQSVRPSQWKMMLNIDVSATAFYKAQPVIDFMCEVLDIRDINEQRKPLTDSQRVKFTKEIKGLKIEITHCGQMRRKYRVCNVTRRPAQMQSFPLQLENGQTVECTVAKYFLDKYRMKLRYPHLPCLQVGQEHKHTYLPLEVCNIVAGQRCIKKLTDMQTSTMIKATARSAPDREREINNLVKRADFNNDSYVQEFGLTISNSMMEVRGRVLPPPKLQYGGRVSSGITGQQLLPPQNKVSLASPNQGVWDMRGKQFFTGVEIRIWAIACFAPQRTVREDALRNFTLQLQKISNDAGMPIIGQPCFCKYATGPDQVEPMFRYLKITFPGLQLVVVVLPGKTPVYAEVKRVGDTVLGMATQCVQAKNVNKTSPQTLSNLCLKINVKLGGINSILVPSIRPKVFNEPVIFLGADVTHPPAGDNKKPSIAAVVGSMDAHPSRYAATVRVQQHRQEIIQELSSMVRELLIMFYKSTGGYKPHRIILYRDGVSEGQFPHVLQHELTAIREACIKLEPEYRPGITFIVVQKRHHTRLFCAEKREQSGKSGNIPAGTTVDVGITHPTEFDFYLCSHQGIQGTSRPSHYHVLWDDNHFDSDELQCLTYQLCHTYVRCTRSVSIPAPAYYAHLVAFRARYHLVEKEHDSGEGSHQSGSSEDRTPGAMARAITVHADTKKVMYFA